CCGAGGGGCGGGGGAGGCGGCGGCGCGATTCTTCCGGCCTGACGGGCACCGACAGGAAGTGTGACGCCGCGAGCACGCCGACGAAGGCCGCGTGCCGCAGATTGAGGAACGCGCGCCGCATCATCGCGAAGACTCCCGTGCCCGGCTCGGCTTCGGGGATGACACGGAGGGTGCGCTCGATGAGGGGGCCCCAGCCTCCGAAGCGCCGGGCGCGGTCGAGGCTCGCGCCCCACGCGATGGCCTCGGCGATCCGCTCGGTGCGCCAGTGCCGCCGGCCGAGCGAGTCGCGCCACCGGGCGAGCCTCAGGTAGCGCGGCTGCGGGGACGGCTCCACTTCCGCGGCCAGAGCGGGCGAGAGGCTCGCCGCGTCCGCGATGGCCTCGAGGAGTGGCTCCGGACGCGGGTCCTCGCGCAGCCGGGCGGTGACCTCCGCGAGCGTGAAGCCCGTGGTACGCGCGCAGAGGGCGAGGTCGAGCGCGGCGCGCAGCGAGCCGGACGACCAGGCGTGGTTGCGCGCGTCGTGCAGCAGGAAGTGCCAGAACAGGTCCGCCGTGGCCGGGACCAGCAGGCCGGCCATCGCGCCGGGCTGCGCGCGAGCGAACCATTCATCGGCCGCCGCGGCGCGTCCCCAGCGCGACGGGCCGAGCCGCCAGTGCAGCTCCACCACGCGGCCGTCGGGGCTCGCGAAAGTCTCGTGGTATGGCCGAAACACTTCGGGCCCTTGGGGATCCCGGGCATAGCCGCGCCCGTACTCGAGCGACTCCAGTATCCATGCGGCCGGCTCGACCTGCGATTCGGGGACCAGGATGTCGATGTCGCTCATCCAGCGGATGCCGGGCGCGGGAGCGACGTTCGCGGCGAGCAGTGCCGAGCCCTTGAGGGCGATGGCGGGGATGCCCATCGCCTCGAACTCCGCGCCGAGGCGCAGGAGGTCCGCGGAGAGTTGAACGCTTTGCTGGCGCGCTTCCTCGAAGGCGTCGGCGGCGACGATGTCGAGGGCGGGCGGCGCGACGTGGCGCAGGTCGAG
Above is a window of Gemmatimonadales bacterium DNA encoding:
- a CDS encoding nucleotidyltransferase family protein, encoding MPALNPVQIRRLLARTLRMALDGGPAAAQLVDRWAAAEAPDDSWIAAITWDGIGAAVGWALATLDLRHVAPPALDIVAADAFEEARQQSVQLSADLLRLGAEFEAMGIPAIALKGSALLAANVAPAPGIRWMSDIDILVPESQVEPAAWILESLEYGRGYARDPQGPEVFRPYHETFASPDGRVVELHWRLGPSRWGRAAAADEWFARAQPGAMAGLLVPATADLFWHFLLHDARNHAWSSGSLRAALDLALCARTTGFTLAEVTARLREDPRPEPLLEAIADAASLSPALAAEVEPSPQPRYLRLARWRDSLGRRHWRTERIAEAIAWGASLDRARRFGGWGPLIERTLRVIPEAEPGTGVFAMMRRAFLNLRHAAFVGVLAASHFLSVPVRPEESRRRLPRPSA